From Chryseobacterium sp. H1D6B, a single genomic window includes:
- a CDS encoding 2-dehydropantoate 2-reductase, with protein MNKKHIVVIGLGGVGGYFGFKINQTNESLQQHILSFVARAETYKKVKEEGLTLISPEHINKQTRPDAVYEHISDIVNPDLVMICVKEYDLERVCTQLKEVITPETIILPMMNGVDIYDRVRKIIPENVVLPSCIYVASHIKEKGIVEHKGKAGKLIIGRDPEHFYASVDWVINVMKESGIDFDFKDNSLIDIWTKFIFVASFGLVTAKYNSSIGTVCKDPLQKSEAAEIMKEIQLIATKKEIHLGEDIINKTFEKASTFPPETPTSLQLDLNSGKDNSELELFAGAILKYGMELGIEVPAAQKIYEELKTKVQ; from the coding sequence ATGAATAAAAAACATATTGTAGTCATCGGTCTTGGAGGCGTTGGAGGTTATTTTGGTTTTAAAATTAATCAGACTAATGAAAGTTTACAGCAGCACATCCTGTCATTTGTTGCAAGAGCTGAAACTTATAAAAAAGTGAAAGAAGAAGGATTAACGTTGATCTCTCCTGAACACATCAACAAACAGACGCGGCCTGATGCTGTTTATGAGCACATAAGCGACATCGTAAATCCCGACTTGGTAATGATCTGTGTAAAAGAATATGATCTGGAAAGAGTCTGCACCCAATTAAAAGAAGTAATTACCCCAGAAACGATTATCCTTCCTATGATGAATGGAGTAGATATTTATGACCGGGTGCGAAAAATAATCCCTGAGAATGTTGTTCTGCCTTCATGTATCTATGTGGCTTCTCATATTAAAGAAAAAGGAATTGTAGAACATAAAGGAAAAGCTGGGAAACTGATTATCGGAAGAGACCCGGAACATTTTTACGCATCTGTAGACTGGGTAATCAATGTAATGAAAGAAAGCGGAATTGATTTTGATTTTAAAGACAATTCGCTGATAGATATCTGGACGAAATTTATTTTTGTGGCAAGCTTTGGCTTGGTAACCGCTAAGTATAATTCCTCTATAGGCACAGTGTGTAAAGATCCTTTACAGAAATCTGAGGCAGCTGAAATAATGAAAGAAATACAGTTAATTGCTACTAAAAAAGAAATTCATTTAGGAGAAGACATCATTAATAAAACCTTTGAAAAAGCTTCTACATTTCCACCGGAAACGCCTACTTCTTTACAGCTAGATCTAAATTCAGGAAAAGATAACAGTGAATTGGAATTGTTTGCCGGAGCTATTTTAAAATATGGAATGGAACTAGGTATAGAAGTACCTGCTGCTCAAAAAATATATGAAGAATTAAAAACTAAAGTACAATAA
- the hisS gene encoding histidine--tRNA ligase, protein MKPSLAKGTRDFTSQEVSRRKYIINILQNNFELFGFQPLETPSFENLSTLTGKYGEEGDRLIFKILNSGDYTSKVNQEDWDNKSHQKLTSQISDKALRYDLTVPFARFVAMNHGKLTFPYKRYQIQPVWRADRPQKGRFREFYQCDADVVGSESLLQEVELIQLYLKSFAELKVSVTIHMNNRKILSGLAEYAGITDKLIDFTVALDKLDKIGKEGVVKELLEREITQDSIDKLDFLFSQSNDALENLLQLKEKFAGNEIGLKGVEELEFVLTQSLNLGVDMQNLVFDITLARGLDYYTGAIFEVKADEAQMGSIGGGGRYDNLTEVFGVKNIPGIGVSFGLDRIYLVMEELGLFPEEASSKVEYLFANFGGDEVLESLKLMMQLREKGISAELYPESAKINKQFTYAEKKGINNLVFLGEEEIKNKTVTFKNLEAGEQKTVSLEEFLG, encoded by the coding sequence ATGAAGCCAAGTTTAGCAAAAGGAACGAGAGATTTCACATCGCAGGAAGTATCAAGAAGAAAATACATCATCAATATTCTACAGAATAATTTTGAATTATTTGGTTTCCAGCCTTTAGAAACACCAAGTTTTGAAAATCTTTCTACCTTAACGGGGAAATACGGAGAAGAAGGAGACCGCTTGATCTTTAAAATTTTAAATTCAGGGGATTATACTTCTAAAGTCAATCAGGAAGATTGGGATAATAAAAGCCATCAGAAACTAACTTCCCAGATTTCAGATAAAGCACTTCGCTACGATCTTACTGTTCCTTTCGCAAGATTCGTGGCTATGAATCATGGAAAACTGACTTTTCCTTACAAACGCTATCAAATTCAGCCGGTTTGGAGAGCAGACCGTCCTCAAAAAGGAAGATTCAGAGAATTTTATCAGTGCGATGCCGATGTTGTAGGAAGTGAAAGCCTTCTGCAGGAAGTGGAATTGATTCAGCTGTACTTAAAATCTTTTGCAGAATTAAAAGTTTCTGTTACAATCCACATGAACAACCGAAAGATTCTTTCGGGATTGGCAGAATATGCAGGAATAACTGATAAATTAATTGATTTTACAGTAGCTTTAGATAAACTTGACAAAATAGGGAAGGAGGGCGTAGTAAAAGAATTATTAGAAAGAGAAATTACTCAGGATTCTATCGATAAACTAGATTTCTTGTTCAGCCAGTCCAATGATGCCTTAGAAAATCTATTACAGCTTAAAGAAAAATTTGCAGGAAACGAAATAGGACTCAAGGGAGTAGAGGAATTAGAATTTGTTCTTACCCAGTCTTTAAATCTTGGTGTTGATATGCAGAACCTTGTTTTTGATATTACATTAGCGAGAGGATTAGATTATTATACAGGAGCTATTTTTGAAGTCAAAGCAGATGAAGCGCAGATGGGATCTATCGGCGGCGGCGGAAGATATGATAATCTTACAGAAGTTTTTGGAGTGAAAAATATTCCTGGAATTGGAGTTTCCTTCGGTTTAGACAGAATCTATCTTGTGATGGAGGAATTAGGACTTTTCCCAGAAGAAGCTTCATCTAAAGTGGAATATCTGTTTGCTAATTTCGGAGGCGATGAAGTTTTGGAATCTTTAAAGCTGATGATGCAGTTAAGAGAAAAAGGAATCTCAGCAGAATTATACCCCGAAAGTGCAAAAATCAATAAACAGTTCACTTATGCTGAGAAAAAGGGGATCAATAATCTTGTATTTTTAGGCGAGGAAGAAATTAAGAACAAAACCGTAACCTTTAAGAATCTTGAAGCTGGAGAGCAGAAAACTGTTTCTCTAGAAGAGTTTTTAGGATAA
- a CDS encoding HRDC domain-containing protein: MMKVKIFKIRLPKEFLHKDQKMLDDFLKVHEIIKVETAFVNDENCWSVILYFDEMKIIEDTAIVADTLKTPKTVTAANTVKDPKIVKYSVENDQLSNDEEKILEALKLWRAEKAKQQNLPAYFIASNKELSSVAKYKPGRKEELLDIKGFGKHKIENYGEEILEILENT; encoded by the coding sequence ATGATGAAAGTAAAAATTTTTAAAATAAGACTACCTAAAGAATTTCTCCATAAAGATCAGAAAATGCTGGATGATTTTCTAAAGGTTCATGAAATTATAAAAGTGGAAACAGCTTTTGTAAACGATGAAAACTGCTGGTCTGTTATTTTGTATTTTGATGAAATGAAAATAATTGAAGATACTGCAATAGTTGCTGATACTCTAAAAACTCCAAAAACTGTAACAGCAGCAAATACCGTAAAAGATCCAAAAATTGTAAAATATTCTGTTGAAAATGATCAGCTGAGCAACGATGAAGAGAAAATCTTAGAAGCTCTGAAATTATGGAGGGCAGAAAAAGCAAAACAACAAAACCTGCCCGCCTATTTCATTGCATCCAATAAAGAACTTAGTTCTGTAGCTAAATATAAGCCCGGCAGAAAAGAAGAATTGTTAGATATAAAAGGCTTTGGCAAGCATAAGATTGAAAACTACGGCGAGGAGATATTAGAAATATTAGAAAATACTTGA
- the ssb gene encoding single-stranded DNA-binding protein: MSLRNKVTLIGYTGKEVEMVNFENGNIKAGVSLATSDHYTNAKGEKVEETQWHNLVAFGKTAEIFQKYVPKGKEIAVEGKLTYRSYDDKDGVKRYITEIRVDEILLLGGK, from the coding sequence ATGTCACTAAGAAACAAAGTTACCTTAATTGGGTACACAGGAAAAGAAGTAGAAATGGTAAACTTCGAAAATGGAAATATAAAGGCCGGAGTGTCTTTGGCAACCAGCGATCATTACACCAATGCTAAAGGTGAGAAAGTAGAAGAAACCCAATGGCACAATTTAGTAGCTTTTGGAAAAACCGCCGAAATTTTTCAAAAATATGTTCCAAAAGGAAAAGAAATAGCTGTTGAAGGAAAACTTACCTACAGATCATATGATGATAAAGACGGTGTGAAAAGATACATCACAGAGATAAGAGTAGATGAAATCCTATTGTTGGGCGGAAAATAA
- a CDS encoding arginase family protein, with product MSRNINIFEFPLNLGLIKKEHETEPGVKKLPDWLRKFGFHERINAQNIYRLEAPEYSMDFDEETGTKNPDKIIGYAGKQSELILKNYTENSFAIILGGDCSILIGTAVTLKKLGNFGLFYLDGHTDFILPMLSESKGIAGMDLAVVSGTGHEKLTNIEGLKPYFLEENIYCAGNAETDDKEYVDQIINSKIHYFDLENLTKNGFGKTAGDFLQMVNEKKLDGFFIHLDVDVLKDEIMPAVDCRMEDGIDYDNLKEILKPLVQNKKCFGIEITILDPDYDKDGFYTKTFIENLIDIFKSIDS from the coding sequence ATGAGCAGAAACATCAATATTTTTGAATTCCCTTTAAATTTAGGTCTTATTAAAAAAGAGCATGAAACGGAGCCAGGGGTCAAAAAACTTCCTGACTGGCTCAGAAAATTCGGTTTCCATGAAAGAATAAATGCTCAAAATATCTACAGGCTGGAAGCTCCAGAATATTCGATGGATTTTGATGAAGAAACAGGAACTAAAAATCCTGATAAAATTATTGGCTATGCTGGTAAACAATCAGAACTCATTTTAAAAAATTATACTGAAAATTCATTTGCTATTATTCTTGGCGGTGACTGCAGTATTTTAATAGGAACTGCAGTTACACTTAAAAAACTCGGAAATTTTGGTTTGTTTTATCTGGATGGACACACTGATTTTATCCTACCCATGCTGTCGGAAAGTAAAGGTATCGCAGGAATGGATCTGGCTGTTGTTTCCGGAACGGGACATGAAAAACTGACCAATATAGAAGGTTTAAAACCTTATTTCTTAGAAGAAAACATATACTGCGCCGGGAATGCAGAAACTGATGACAAAGAATATGTAGATCAGATTATCAATTCCAAAATTCATTATTTTGATCTGGAAAATCTCACAAAGAACGGATTCGGAAAAACGGCAGGAGATTTCTTACAAATGGTCAATGAGAAAAAATTAGACGGTTTCTTTATTCACCTGGATGTCGATGTGCTGAAAGACGAAATCATGCCTGCGGTAGACTGCAGAATGGAAGACGGAATAGATTATGATAATCTTAAAGAAATTTTAAAACCTCTGGTTCAAAATAAAAAATGTTTCGGAATAGAAATCACCATTTTAGATCCAGATTACGACAAAGACGGTTTTTACACCAAGACCTTTATAGAAAATTTAATTGACATTTTTAAAAGTATAGATTCGTGA